In a single window of the Candoia aspera isolate rCanAsp1 chromosome 14, rCanAsp1.hap2, whole genome shotgun sequence genome:
- the LYRM1 gene encoding LYR motif-containing protein 1 produces MMSVARQEVLGLYRKIFQIAKTWQSASGQMEETVKEKQYIISEAKTLFQKNRNLTDPELIKQCIEECKARIELGLHYHNPYPRPIHLPPMGLALQQGRGFRHQEKLRKISKPVYLKSHDEIS; encoded by the exons ATGATGTCAGTCGCTCGTCAAGAAGTCCTTGGCCTTTACCGCAAGATATTCCAAATAGCCAAAACATGGCAGTCAGCATCTGGACAGATGGAAGAGACTGTGAAAGAAAAGCAGTATATTATCAGTGAAGCTAAAACATTGTTCCAGAAGAATAGAAAT CTAACAGATCCTGAGCTGATTAAACAATGCATCGAAGAGTGCAAGGCAAGAATAGAGCTAGGACTTCACTATCACAACCCCTATCCAAGGCCT ATTCATCTGCCACCCATGGGCCTCGCACTGCAACAAGGCCGTGGGTTTCGACACCAGGAGAAGCTGAGGAAGATCTCTAAGCCGGTTTACTTAAAATCCCATGATGAAATTTCATAG